One window of Etheostoma spectabile isolate EspeVRDwgs_2016 chromosome 6, UIUC_Espe_1.0, whole genome shotgun sequence genomic DNA carries:
- the slc25a40 gene encoding mitochondrial glutathione transporter SLC25A40, translated as MSGHSTAPQACNGITPLQQMVASCSGAILTSLFVTPLDVVKIRLQAQKNPFPKGKCFVTEGNVDPSCVKNGNPKGRYNPRVIPGANGNPFKPIQTAHFLHALHSFEDPFRQDLRHGNLRHLERSTPTLVMAVPATVINFTCYDQLCAAMRVRMGDRAQEAPLLAGAMARVGSATVISPLELIRTKLQSQKQSYRELTDCIRSAVQTEGWLSLWRGLGPTLLRDVPFSAMYWYNYEKGKSWLCQHYNTSEPTFTITFVSGAVSGSIASIVTLPFDVVKTRRQVMLGELQAKNLSCQVSSSTFSMMSKIVAQDGIGGLLAGFLPRLIKVAPACAIMISTYEFGKAFFRKHNQERILGPLQTSNT; from the exons ATGAGTGGTCACAGTACTGCTCCTCAAGCCTGTAATGGCATTACTCCACTCCAACAGATGGTGGCGTCCTGCTCCGGAGCCATCCtcacatctttgtttg ttacaCCTTTGGATGTCGTGAAGATCAGACTACAAGCGCAGAAAAATCCCTTTCCCAAAG GGAAATGTTTTGTTACTGAAGGGAATGTGGACCCAAGTTGTGTAAAAAACGGCAACCCCAAAGGCCGGTACAACCCCCGGGTCATTCCCGGGGCCAATGGAAACCCTTTCAAACCAAT CCAAACAGCACATTTCCTACATGCCTTACACTCGTTTGAGGATCCCTTTCGTCAAGATTTACGCCATGGGAATTTAAGGCATTTGGAGCGGTCTACCCCAACCCT TGTGATGGCAGTCCCAGCTACAGTGATCAACTTTACGTGCTATGACCAGCTGTGTGCAGCGATGAGGGTCAGAATGGGAGACCGTGCTCAAGAGGCTCCTCTTCTGGCAGGAGCCATGGCTAGAG tGGGTTCAGCGACAGTGATCAGCCCTCTGGAGCTGATCCGTACGAAGCTGCAGTCTCAGAAACAGTCGTACAGAGAGCTGACCGACTGCATCCGCTCTGCAGTGCAAACAGAGGGCTGGCTGTCTCTGTGGCGAGGTTTGGGGCCCACGCTCCTCCGAGACGTGCCCTTCTCAGCCATGTACTGGTACAACTATGAGAAGGGCAAGAGCTGGCTGTGTCAACATTATAACACCAGTGAACCTACATTTACCATTACCTTTGTATCTGGAGCAGTGTCGGGCTCT ATTGCGTCCATTGTAACGTTACCTTTTGATGTCGTCAAAACGAGAAGGCAGGTGATGCTGGGAGAGCTACAAGCAAAGAATT TGTCATGTCAggtctcctcctccaccttcagCATGATGAGCAAGATTGTGGCGCAGGACGGCATCGGTGGACTGCTTGCAG GTTTCCTCCCAAGGTTGATCAAAGTGGCTCCAGCCTGCGCCATTATGATCAGCACTTATGAGTTTGGAAAGGCCTTTTTCCGCAAACACAACCAGGAGAGGATACTCGGGCCACTGCAGACCAGTAACACCTGA